The following proteins are encoded in a genomic region of Hyla sarda isolate aHylSar1 chromosome 3, aHylSar1.hap1, whole genome shotgun sequence:
- the LOC130361716 gene encoding uncharacterized protein LOC130361716, with protein MSAQGNSSVDPGQSDDDLTSLLYDLDELLDGVSEAEVTSAADVLTDKKAPVVDQPVQEENRKCPAEEKSHPNKNPYEEWYYMQVMQLSNVLERGLTGISSELNQLSSSVFQLVYGMKECADTMGFYATRMLAFQQEMLNAASKANISLQTGVHLLHELKAKHGPCLLDTCKASNWDGRTGQSDEGRFKRHYRDVQPRSPEDNGSHYSKRDKKK; from the exons ATGAGCGCCCAAGGAAACAGCAGTGTCG ATCCGGGTCAGAGCGATGATGACCTCACCAGTCTGTTGTATGACCTGGATGAATTATTGGATGGCGTTAGTGAAGCAGAAGTTACTTCTGCAGCAGATGTTCTTACTGATAAAAAAGCTCCAGTTGTTGATCAACCAGTACAAGAGGAGAACCGGAAATGTCCTGCAGAAGAAAAGAGTCATCCCAATAAAAATCCCTATGAAGAATGGTACTACATGCAGGTCATGCAGCTATCCAATGTGCTGGAGCGGGGCTTGACGGGAATTTCCTCCGAACTGAATCAGCTCAGTAGTTCTGTGTTTCAGTTAGTTTATGGCATGAAAGAATGTGCAGACACCATGGGATTCTACGCAACCAGAATGCTGGCATTCCAGCAGGAAATGCTTAATGCCGCCTCAAAGGCAAACATTTCTCTCCAAACTGGGGTCCATCTGCTACACGAGCTCAAAGCTAAACATGGTCCATGTCTTCTGGACACCTGTAAGGCTTCCAACTGGGATGGAAGAACAGGCCAGTCTGATGAAGGCCGATTCAAGAGACACTATAGGGATGTCCAGCCAAGATCCCCCGAGGATAATGGTTCACATTATTCTAAAAGAGACAAAAAGAAGTAA